The genomic stretch GGCACTAAGCCAACTGGGTTGGTCAATCCGAGATTCACGGTCGTGTCTGGCGAGACAGCTGTAAGTGGGTCAGACGATCCCAAGAAAATTGACAGAGTTGACGAGAAATTGCTTAGGACCACAAGGTCGCCAATTGAGTCCCCGTCGACGTCTTGAAAAGTCGTTGCGATTGGCGACCCTACGACGTTGAGATAGTGTACCACATACGGATTGAACCCCGTGATGACTACCCGATTCAGAGTGGGGATGGGAATCGCCGTTGCGTTCCTGCCTCCATACGTGCGTCCGCCACTCGGGCTTCCATAGCCCATTCCAGAACAGAAGACGTTGAGATTTGAATTGCCTCTGATTGCTTCAGTGAACTGGAATACTTCGAGCGTCCCGTTGCCAGCGTTTCCTTGGGCAAGTATTACTGCGCTCTTCTTGCCGTTGGTCAGCTGATCGAACAGCGCACGGACCGGCTGTCCGTTGCACGGGAAAGTGACGTTCGTCATCGAGTAGAAGCTGCCGGTCGGTGTCTGGTAGAAGCAGGACGCGTTGGCCGCTTGATTTGATAGCGTCATCAGGTCAAGTCCCGACAGTCCGGAGAATTCTCCCGGAGCAAGCGCCGAGACTCCATTCTGTGCTCTAATGCGGTGTGAGTACAACGTATCGTAACAACTGAAGTCTTCAGTATTGTTATATATGTGGACATAGCCGCTGGTCCCGCTGGAGACGGCGAGGTCAGGTCTTCCCAGCCCTTGGAAGTCTCCAATCTCGATAGCTGAGATTGCCATGTCCATGCTGATCTTCTTCTGCGACTCCCAGAGCGGGAAGGCGGGGAACGACCAGGTACCTGGGTTCGTCAAAACGTAAAAGTCACTTGAAGACTCATTCGTGATGACAAAATCGACGTATCCATCACCGTTGAAGTCAGCCGTCTTCATCAGGTAGGACGACGTGAAATCTGGGATTCGAATAGTGATCATATCATTCAGGCTTGAAAATGGATACTTAATGACGTTGACAAAATCATCGGTATTGGTGCTTGTCAATCCGCGGCACACCACGGCAATGTCGTCCCTGGGTTGAGATCCGTTTGTGCTCCCGCTCACTCTTACTGCCGAGAGGGCTTCGGGTTGATCATATGTGGAAACGGGATTTGGCGTATGCGACGGGTCATAATTGAACTGCTCGAATAGTATCACCACGTCCGACTGAGCCCCTTTCATTCTGCTGAGGGCGATGTCAGAGTTGCCATCGCCATCAAAATCCCCGACTGCCATGTCTCTTATGTCTGTTGAATCAGTGAGTATGGTTTTCCAGGGCCTCTTCTCGAATGATCCATTTGAATAGCCTATGAAGATCTGGACGTGATAGGTTGTCGAGTATGAAGGTGAGTAAGCAACGGCAATATCAAGGACTGAGTCTCCGTTGAAGTCGCCGAGTTCCGCGTCGACTGGGTGTGGTCCGATGGTCAGAAGGGTCGCGAAGTCATCGAACACGGTGCCGTTCTTGAACAGCAAGGTCGGATCGTACTGCAGCGATGGCTGGACCGAAGGCGCCGCAAGTCCGCTCTGTGGAACGAAGGCAGCGCCGGAGGGAAGGAGCATGGACACTACGACAAATACAATTACCACGAGCATTACTGCCCTGCCCCGCCTGTGCATTACGCCCATCCCTTGAGAGAGAATCGTCACGGGGCGATATAAATGTGCGCTCGTCTGGCTGAACTCTGGCCCCCGCTCCTCCAAAAGCCTGGCCTACCTGCTGCAGAGAAGTGATATCGATCGAGAGACTCACTTGGGGTAATCAGTCTTGAGAATCACATCTCAGGGCGTAAATAGGCACATGCGGATGGAAAGGCTGATGGGAAGACCTGGACTGGAGTTCGCCATCACCCGAATGGCCTTCGACGAACAGGTGAGGATGATCCTCACTCTAACCTCCTCAAGACCTATGACGGTGAGGCTGATCGCTGAAGGGGTGAGCCTCCCCCTCGACCGGGCCTATCATCTTGTCCGAACCATGTCCTCATTGGGGATGCTGCGGAAGGTCCGGCTGCCTAATTCCCATGTCAATACCTACACAGCCAACGTCAAGACCATCGACTTCCGCATTGAGCAGGATTGCCTGGGCATCATGGTGGTGTTCGAGGATGGAGGAAGAACGAGCATGGAGATCGGCACCTCCAAGGCCCAGGTCGATGCTCTCTAGGTTCGGTGACCGATGATGCTTTCCAGCGATGCATAGAATCGGCTGGCCATGTCCTTGGCCTCCTCCTTATCGGATGCGGGCTGGAGCATGAGCCTGCCGTTGGGGTAGAGGGTGTATTCCTTGCCCTTGGCGCGAGCGATCAGCATCACTCCCTGGTCCTCCACCTGGAATCCTAAGCTCTTCAGAAGCTCCGCAGCCTTTTCCAGGTCGACCCGAACGCTCTCCTGAGGCACCGCCGTCAGGGACTTCGATTCACAAAGGCGCAGGAGCTTGAAGCGCATCCTAGCCCTGCTCCTGCAGATAGCGTAAGGCGCTCGTCCGGAACTCATCCAGCGTGCCCTCGTTGATGATCATGCGGTCGGCCACGGCGATCAGCCCTCCCAGACCCCAGCTCAGCTCGCGCAGGTCCCGCTCCAAGAACTCCTCCCAGCTGCCAGGAGCGTCCGCCCTCCCCCTCCGCTGCAACCTCTGGAAACGTGTGCGGGGGGAGGAGTGAACGGCCATCAACTGCACTTCCTCTCCGAAGGCGTTCTTGAAGATTCTCAGCTCGTCCAATCCTCGGCTGCCGTCGATGATCGTCAGAGGTGATCTCACTCGCTCCACGCACCTCTTCGCCCAGATGTCGTAGCCGAGGCGCTTTCTCTCGTCGTTCGCGAACCTTCCAACTGCTTTGTCGTTGGGCTCCAGACCTTGCTTCGAGGCCCATTCGCGCACCACGTCGCCCATGCGCACGACCTCGTATCCGATGCTCAGGGCCACGGAGACGAACTCCTCTTTCCCTGCTCCAGGCATGCCGGTGATGACGATGACCTTCACAATATTCTCCTCCTCACCCCAGCAGCTTCCTGGCCGCCTGCAGTAGGTCCGGGCCGCGCACTTCGAGCTCCGTGGCCGTAGCCATCAATTCCGAGTAGACGTTCGCATCCAAGCCTGCCAAGGCCGCATATCGGGGGCATATGCCGAGCAAGTAAGCAAGAGCGATATCTTCTTCCCTGCCCCCATTGGGCGCGAAGGGGCTGAATATGTCGGGCCGGAGGCATCCTTTGACATCCGCCACACCTGTTACATCTGACCTTGATCGTGCCAGCTCGTCCGCTTTTGCTTTGGCAACATCGAGGTCCAGGCCGCGCAGGCGAGAAGCTAGAGCCACAGGCTCCAATCCCAGCCGGCTGGCCTTCTCCAGCAGCTTGGCCGCACCAACCGCATCGAAACCCACAGAGATGAATGCGACGTAACCGGAAGCATCGATGACGAGCATCCCTGGCTCCTTCAGTCCCTCTTTGAGCACGGTGGGAGGTTCATTGTACTTGACGAAGGTACGGCAAGGCCAAGGACAACCAGAGCAAGCTGAGTCGCGGTGTCGAATATCGGCCAGGTTCTTGAAATCTTGATCGGGCAGGAGTGAGTCGATGCCGTGCCTTCCATGCACCTTTTCCCGAGCAGAATCCATCAGCCTCAGGCAAAGTTCGTAGGTTGCATCGGGATTGGCGATCTCCAGCTCGCCCATGCCCCTGGCGCCTACCGCCTTGAGGTTCATGGCGCCCAGCCTTGCCCCGAATCCCACCTTGTCACCTTCGGACCAATAATCCACCACCGCCTGAGCCATCGTTCCCTGCCCTTCCCCGGCGGGACCGACGGAGATGACCTGGATGCGGTCCTCTCCTTGCTCTGAGCGGACGAAGTCCACCGTCTCCCAGGTGTCCTTGCCCCAGATCTTGCCCGCAGGCAGGATGTCCGCGATCTCATCGTGAAGCCATAGGTACACAGGCGAGGACGCTTTACCATGCAGGACCAGATAGTCGAACCCGGCCAGCTTGAGCTCCGCTCCGGCGAAGTTCACCAGGGGCGAGTGCATGATGCGACCGGTGATAGGTGAACGTGCGCTCACCACCGCCAAAGCGCTGCCGGGAACGGCGGTGGCGGTGAGCAGCCCGGTCCCTACCACCACCGGATCGTTCTCCCGGAACTGCTCGTGAAGTATCAGGTTAACACCAGCCCCTCCCAGCCCAGTGCGGACCCATTCGTCCTTCAGCTCGAGCTCCTTTGTCTCGCCCTTCGCAAGGTCGACCACCAGGACGTTGCCGGTGCACAGGTAGTCCATTCAATCACCCTCCGAAAGGCATCTGGTGGGGCAGATGCGGATGCAGTAGGGTTCTTCGTCCCCGCACTCGTCACAGGGCTCGCGGAGCATGATGGGCTTGGCCCCCGCGCCATCATCACCGGAGGATTGCCCGGCCCTCTGGACCTCCAACCCCTCTGGCCGCGCCAGCACCAGATCGTCGTCGGGCAGCTTGATCATCATGCCGAAGT from Methanomassiliicoccales archaeon encodes the following:
- a CDS encoding AAA family ATPase, coding for MKVIVITGMPGAGKEEFVSVALSIGYEVVRMGDVVREWASKQGLEPNDKAVGRFANDERKRLGYDIWAKRCVERVRSPLTIIDGSRGLDELRIFKNAFGEEVQLMAVHSSPRTRFQRLQRRGRADAPGSWEEFLERDLRELSWGLGGLIAVADRMIINEGTLDEFRTSALRYLQEQG
- a CDS encoding 4Fe-4S binding protein; amino-acid sequence: MPINVDTLKCTGCGLCELACSFRRDRVFTAMRSSIMLHLDDKRNYFGMMIKLPDDDLVLARPEGLEVQRAGQSSGDDGAGAKPIMLREPCDECGDEEPYCIRICPTRCLSEGD